In a genomic window of Punica granatum isolate Tunisia-2019 chromosome 6, ASM765513v2, whole genome shotgun sequence:
- the LOC116210710 gene encoding uncharacterized protein LOC116210710 isoform X4 — protein sequence MGRRADTFWEYAEQLCGRFKCNFCKRDFAGGAPRVKSHLSGIKGRDVDICTMVPKHVQALAAETIKGANKRPKPEYFSSSSDGTSSEVCHKNDICEPDDLLAKFFLSNNIDCNVVQSSSFIDFINAVAAFGASYKLPSYSTLKTLLIPKLHSEIEAHVRSVKESWGETGCTLISDVWFNEKENQSLVNIMAYSWKGVVLLDAFKVPKCELDGHFLEEIICFCIQTIGPNNVVQYIDGIPGWGPTRARLTSDFPHIYVTRCVAAEIQSSFEDVYMEIEWVKLAFDKARCLITLIYGNSDLLSLMRKYTNNRELIQPQAIDFSSNYTMLLSIIVVKDQLLQLVQSFGCSMSDLGKEVAEIISSLEFWNQVEEIVQALESLFLVLYLVDRYGSSSGYLYVAMEMATEGMRRIYGGNPDKYERLWQIFNSLKEKIVHPIHAAAAFLNPAYMCSELFKDRARIMEAMEFVVTHLVASEDKDAFLEEIIKYHKRSKEPNKFSDTANRMRTVCHPGDWWAYCVGREFPMLQKYAIRILSQPCSSSAYKQSLSAFETAHMKKLSRFTFKASTHYSWMNMILTTGFRAMNASGKPKDLTELIELKWRFPTDFLNEPEVPYLDPQPTHSSLIAGIHLPSQRCLQLQFVTRIPSLLVTGQEVKSEQGSPVHVILVDRITGNVVQDSALSMLNLTVSALEGDFDEESGNTWQREDFERNEITDVLLMTGNLQVTLKDGMGTLGAFCFNYSSDIAKSGKFKLGVKTLTDECGGICICEGISNAFIVKDGNDTRAPDATASQMHLSEDSQLKSIMDELTQLVPCPTDTNANSEMDLGRQFEFGPLWSPLGCKHKQKHNIKSGQGAMRWPKLKAIKVSPWATLRRAVKEKRAQKMLRRARLQKRLEECNKGDQDCSQEDHRRLQVKEKLKEIPEKYVMSKPPCQVAIRPEECSKGKSGSALDEKDEESMLQEPPWEGQGQLKLTSYDNSTVGGSVKFPEPSTSEVSQPLILFPSLLACKDTELLEDEEAAKPLVSEECPSTVASFSCAGDSIPRKQDRSRWRHLFTLFPSSLSGDDTDLGEDKAGEFLKHTARQSTSPTKDNELVGMSNLSIGTSNYYSNTTGFSTTSSNARFLEAVAAGDAEPDGRILIPNLKLLTFSELESATGNFRQKVLHGEGGFGSVYKGQFNEKTLALSRRDSGIPVAVKKLNPESIEGFNEWQAEMKFVGRRLHPNIVRLLGYCWKDKECFLVSEYMQKGSLDNHLFRSNPSIQPLSWEKRLKIAIGAARGLAFLHGSEKQVIYRDFKSSNIFLDSDYNAKIADFGLARLGPSGGESHVTTRVMGTDGYMAPEYLATGHLSVKSDVYGFGVVLLELLTGRRALDIMQPSGQHLVEWARSFLNQRKKLKIIVDPWIEGQYSFKAALQMAELTQKSLAKDPGDRPSMKEVVKALEQTEAMIEMPDELKVRSALHP from the exons ATGGGTAGGCGGGCAGACACTTTTTGGGAATACGCAGAGCAATTGTGTGGGCGTTTTAAGTGCAATTTCTGCAAACGAGATTTTGCTGGGGGTGCCCCTAGAGTTAAATCCCATTTATCTGGAATCAAAGGACGTGATGTAGATATATGCACCATGGTCCCAAAACATGTCCAAGCACTTGCTGCTGAGACGATTAAAGGTGCCAATAAGAGACCAAAACCCGAATACTTTTCGAGTAGTTCCGATGGAACTTCTTCAGAAGTATGTCACAAAAATGATATCTGTGAGCCGGATGATTTGCTTGCGAAGTTCTTTCTGTCAAACAACATTGATTGCAATGTTGTTCAGTCATCTTCCTTTATTGACTTCATCAATGCTGTGGCTGCATTTGGTGCTTCTTATAAGTTACCAAGTTATTCAACACTCAAAACTCTGCTAATTCCCAAATTGCATAGCGAGATCGAAGCACATGTGAGAAGTGTGAAGGAATCATGGGGAGAAACGGGCTGTACCCTCATCTCTGATGTTTGGTTCAATGAGAAAGAGAATCAATCCTTGGTTAACATCATGGCCTATTCGTGGAAAGGGGTAGTGCTACTGGATGCGTTCAAAGTCCCGAAGTGCGAATTAGATGGCCACTTCTTAGAGGAAATCATCTGTTTCTGCATCCAGACTATAGGGCCAAACAATGTTGTGCAATACATTGATGGCATTCCAGGTTGGGGACCTACCAGGGCTCGGCTCACTAGCGACTTTCCTCACATATACGTCACTAGGTGTGTTGCTGCTGAGATCCAGTCAAGTTTTGAGGACGTTTACATGGAAATAGAGTGGGTTAAGTTGGCATTTGATAAAGCCAGATGTCTCATAACTCTTATTTATGGGAATAGCGATCTTTTGTCACTGATGAGGAAGTACACCAACAACAGGGAGTTAATACAGCCTCAAGCAATAGATTTTTCCTCAAACTACACTATGCTACTGTCGATCATTGTTGTCAAAGATCAGTTACTTCAACTTGTGCAGTCTTTTGGTTGTAGTATGTCAGACCTGGGAAAAGAAGTGGCTGAGATAATTAGTAGCCTAGAGTTTTGGAATCAAGTGGAAGAGATAGTACAGGCTCTAGAGTCATTATTCCTAGTTCTCTATCTAGTTGATAGATATGGTTCATCTTCCGGGTACTTGTATGTGGCAATGGAAATGGCAACTGAAGGAATGAGAAGAATTTATGGTGGCAATCCAGACAAATACGAGAGACTATGGCAGATTTTCAACTCGTTGAAGGAAAAGATTGTCCATCCAATACATGCTGCTGCAGCTTTTCTAAACCCAGCATATATGTGCAGTGAGTTGTTTAAGGATAGGGCCAGAATAATGGAAGCCATGGAATTTGTAGTGACCCACTTGGTAGCTAGCGAAGATAAAGATGCTTTCCTGGAAGAAATCATTAAGTATCACAAGAGAAGCAAAGAACCAAACAAGTTCTCAGATACCGCGAACAGAATGCGGACAGTATGTCACCCAG GTGATTGGTGGGCTTATTGCGTTGGGCGTGAGTTCCCAATGCTACAGAAGTATGCCATCCGAATATTGAGTCAGCCCTGCAGTAGTTCAGCTTATAAACAGAGTTTGAGTGCGTTTGAGACTGCTCATATGAAGAAGCTGAGCAGATTTACATTTAAAGCATCAACCCATTACTCTTGGATGAACATGATCTTGACCACTGGATTTAGGGCAATGAATGCATCTGGTAAGCCAAAGGATCTTACAGAGCTCATCGAGTTGAAGTGGAGATTTCCTACTGATTTCTTAAACGAGCCGGAGGTTCCCTATTTAGATCCACAACCAACTCACAG TTCTCTAATAGCTGGTATCCATCTCCCAAGCCAGAGATGTTTGCAGCTGCAGTTTGTAACTAGGATTCCATCTCTTCTAGTTACTGGTCAAGAGGTCAAAAGTGAACAAGGATCTCCTGTCCATGTGATCTTGGTAGACCGAATCACCGGTAATGTGGTGCAAGACAGTGCATTATCGATGTTAAATTTGACAGTTTCAGCACTTGAAGGAGACTTCGATGAAGAAAGTGGAAATACTTGGCAAAGGGAGGATtttgaaagaaatgaaataacGGATGTCCTACTCATGACTGGTAATCTGCAAGTGACCCTAAAGGATGGGATGGGAACACTCGGAGCTTTCTGTTTTAACTACAGCTCTGACATTGCAAAGAGTGGGAAGTTCAAGCTTGGAGTGAAAACTCTTACAGATGAATGTGGAGGGATTTGTATTTGCGAGGGCATATCCAATGCATTCATCGTGAAGGATGGTAATG ACACGAGAGCGCCTGATGCTACTGCCAGCCAGATGCATCTGTCAGAAGATTCGCAACTAAAGAGTATTATGGATGAACTGACACAACTAGTACCCTGTCCAACAGACACGAATGCCAATAGCGAGATGGATCTCGGTAGACAGTTTGAATTTGGACCCCTCTGGAGTCCACTGGGTTGCAAGCATAAGCAGAAGCACAACATCAAATCAGGGCAGGGAGCAATGAGATGGCCTAAGCTTAAAGCCATAAAAGTTTCACCATGGGCGACTCTGAGGAGAGCTGTCAAGGAAAAGAGAGCTCAGAAAATGCTTAGAAGGGCTCGATTGCAGAAGCGATTGGAAGAATGTAATAAAG GTGATCAAGATTGTAGTCAGGAAGATCACAGACGGTTACAAGTTAAGGAAAAGCTGAAGGAAATCCCTGAGAAGTATGTGATGTCGAAGCCGCCGTGTCAAGTGGCAATTCGTCCTGAGGAGTGTTCCAAGGGCAAATCTGGATCTGCGTTGGATGAG AAGGACGAGGAATCAATGCTACAAGAACCTCCTTGGGAAGGACAAGGACAACTTAAATTAACAAGTTATGATAATTCAACTGTGGGAGGCTCTGTCAAATTTCCAGAACCAAGTACCTCAGAAGTTAGTCAACCTTTGATTCTCTTCCCGTCGTTATTGGCCTGCAAAGATACAGAGCTCCTTGAGGATGAG GAGGCTGCCAAGCCATTGGTATCAGAAGAATGTCCATCGACAGTAGCAAGCTTCTCATGTGCTGGAGACTCTATTCCTCGGAAACAGGATAGGTCCCGATGGAGACATTTATTTACGCTTTTTCCCTCATCACTGAGTGGAGATGATACTGACCTTGGTGAGGATAAGGCAGGAGAGTTTCTCAAGCATACAGCAAGACAGTCAACAAGTCCAACCAAAGATAATGAATTGGTTGGCATGTCTAACCTCAGCATAG GCACATCGAACTACTACAGCAATACCACGGGATTCTCGACCACGAGCAGCAATGCGCGGTTCTTGGAGGCAGTGGCGGCAGGGGACGCTGAACCGGATGGACGGATCTTGATACCGAATTTGAAGCTCTTAACGTTTTCCGAATTAGAAAGTGCCACTGGTAACTTCAGACAGAAGGTTCTCCACGGGGAGGGTGGGTTTGGGAGTGTCTACAAGGGGCAGTTCAATGAGAAAACCTTAGCCCTATCTAGAAGGGACAGTGGAATCCCGGTTGCAGTCAAGAAATTGAACCCAGAAAGTATTGAAGGTTTTAATGAATGGCAG GCGGAGATGAAATTCGTTGGAAGGCGTTTACACCCGAATATTGTTAGGTTACTCGGGTATTGCTGGAAGGATAAAGAGTGCTTCTTGGTTTCCGAATACATGCAAAAAGGAAGTTTAGACAACCATCTTTTCAGAA GTAATCCTTCGATTCAACCCCTTTCTTGGGAGAAGCGACTCAAAATCGCCATTGGAGCTGCCCGAGGTCTTGCTTTCCTTCATGGTTCGGAGAAGCAAGTCATTTACAGAGATTTCAAGTCCTCAAACATATTTCTCGACTCG GATTATAACGCGAAAATAGCGGACTTTGGCTTGGCAAGATTAGGACCTTCGGGTGGAGAGTCACATGTGACGACCCGAGTTATGGGCACGGATGGTTATATGGCACCGGAATATCTTGCAACAG GGCATTTGTCTGTGAAGAGCGACGTGTACGGGTTCGGCGTGGTACTACTTGAGCTGCTCACTGGCCGACGGGCTCTTGACATTATGCAACCGAGCGGGCAGCATCTGGTCGAGTGGGCCAGATCATTCCTTAACCAGAGGAAGAAACTCAAGATCATAGTCGACCCTTGGATTGAGGGGCAGTACTCATTCAAGGCCGCCCTTCAGATGGCAGAGCTGACCCAAAAGTCCCTCGCAAAGGATCCGGGGGACCGCCCCTCTATGAAGGAGGTTGTCAAGGCGCTTGAGCAGACTGAAGCAATGATAGAAATGCCCGACGAACTGAAAGTGCGGTCAGCCTTGCATCCCTAA
- the LOC116210710 gene encoding uncharacterized protein LOC116210710 isoform X1, with product MGRRADTFWEYAEQLCGRFKCNFCKRDFAGGAPRVKSHLSGIKGRDVDICTMVPKHVQALAAETIKGANKRPKPEYFSSSSDGTSSEVCHKNDICEPDDLLAKFFLSNNIDCNVVQSSSFIDFINAVAAFGASYKLPSYSTLKTLLIPKLHSEIEAHVRSVKESWGETGCTLISDVWFNEKENQSLVNIMAYSWKGVVLLDAFKVPKCELDGHFLEEIICFCIQTIGPNNVVQYIDGIPGWGPTRARLTSDFPHIYVTRCVAAEIQSSFEDVYMEIEWVKLAFDKARCLITLIYGNSDLLSLMRKYTNNRELIQPQAIDFSSNYTMLLSIIVVKDQLLQLVQSFGCSMSDLGKEVAEIISSLEFWNQVEEIVQALESLFLVLYLVDRYGSSSGYLYVAMEMATEGMRRIYGGNPDKYERLWQIFNSLKEKIVHPIHAAAAFLNPAYMCSELFKDRARIMEAMEFVVTHLVASEDKDAFLEEIIKYHKRSKEPNKFSDTANRMRTVCHPGDWWAYCVGREFPMLQKYAIRILSQPCSSSAYKQSLSAFETAHMKKLSRFTFKASTHYSWMNMILTTGFRAMNASGKPKDLTELIELKWRFPTDFLNEPEVPYLDPQPTHSSLIAGIHLPSQRCLQLQFVTRIPSLLVTGQEVKSEQGSPVHVILVDRITGNVVQDSALSMLNLTVSALEGDFDEESGNTWQREDFERNEITDVLLMTGNLQVTLKDGMGTLGAFCFNYSSDIAKSGKFKLGVKTLTDECGGICICEGISNAFIVKDGNDTRAPDATASQMHLSEDSQLKSIMDELTQLVPCPTDTNANSEMDLGRQFEFGPLWSPLGCKHKQKHNIKSGQGAMRWPKLKAIKVSPWATLRRAVKEKRAQKMLRRARLQKRLEECNKGDQDCSQEDHRRLQVKEKLKEIPEKYVMSKPPCQVAIRPEECSKGKSGSALDEKDEESMLQEPPWEGQGQLKLTSYDNSTVGGSVKFPEPSTSEVSQPLILFPSLLACKDTELLEDEEAAKPLVSEECPSTVASFSCAGDSIPRKQDRSRWRHLFTLFPSSLSGDDTDLGEDKAGEFLKHTARQSTSPTKDNELVGMSNLSIGTSNYYSNTTGFSTTSSNAQFLKAVAAGNAEPDGRILTPKLKNVTFSELKSATSKPSTSEVSQPLTLFPSLLACKDTELLEDEEAAKPLELEECPLTVASFSCAGDSTPRKQDSFRWRHLFTLGPSSLSGDDTDLGEDKAGEFLKHTARQSTSPTKDNELVGMSNLSIGTSNYYSNTTGFSTTSSNARFLEAVAAGDAEPDGRILIPNLKLLTFSELESATGNFRQKVLHGEGGFGSVYKGQFNEKTLALSRRDSGIPVAVKKLNPESIEGFNEWQAEMKFVGRRLHPNIVRLLGYCWKDKECFLVSEYMQKGSLDNHLFRSNPSIQPLSWEKRLKIAIGAARGLAFLHGSEKQVIYRDFKSSNIFLDSDYNAKIADFGLARLGPSGGESHVTTRVMGTDGYMAPEYLATGHLSVKSDVYGFGVVLLELLTGRRALDIMQPSGQHLVEWARSFLNQRKKLKIIVDPWIEGQYSFKAALQMAELTQKSLAKDPGDRPSMKEVVKALEQTEAMIEMPDELKVRSALHP from the exons ATGGGTAGGCGGGCAGACACTTTTTGGGAATACGCAGAGCAATTGTGTGGGCGTTTTAAGTGCAATTTCTGCAAACGAGATTTTGCTGGGGGTGCCCCTAGAGTTAAATCCCATTTATCTGGAATCAAAGGACGTGATGTAGATATATGCACCATGGTCCCAAAACATGTCCAAGCACTTGCTGCTGAGACGATTAAAGGTGCCAATAAGAGACCAAAACCCGAATACTTTTCGAGTAGTTCCGATGGAACTTCTTCAGAAGTATGTCACAAAAATGATATCTGTGAGCCGGATGATTTGCTTGCGAAGTTCTTTCTGTCAAACAACATTGATTGCAATGTTGTTCAGTCATCTTCCTTTATTGACTTCATCAATGCTGTGGCTGCATTTGGTGCTTCTTATAAGTTACCAAGTTATTCAACACTCAAAACTCTGCTAATTCCCAAATTGCATAGCGAGATCGAAGCACATGTGAGAAGTGTGAAGGAATCATGGGGAGAAACGGGCTGTACCCTCATCTCTGATGTTTGGTTCAATGAGAAAGAGAATCAATCCTTGGTTAACATCATGGCCTATTCGTGGAAAGGGGTAGTGCTACTGGATGCGTTCAAAGTCCCGAAGTGCGAATTAGATGGCCACTTCTTAGAGGAAATCATCTGTTTCTGCATCCAGACTATAGGGCCAAACAATGTTGTGCAATACATTGATGGCATTCCAGGTTGGGGACCTACCAGGGCTCGGCTCACTAGCGACTTTCCTCACATATACGTCACTAGGTGTGTTGCTGCTGAGATCCAGTCAAGTTTTGAGGACGTTTACATGGAAATAGAGTGGGTTAAGTTGGCATTTGATAAAGCCAGATGTCTCATAACTCTTATTTATGGGAATAGCGATCTTTTGTCACTGATGAGGAAGTACACCAACAACAGGGAGTTAATACAGCCTCAAGCAATAGATTTTTCCTCAAACTACACTATGCTACTGTCGATCATTGTTGTCAAAGATCAGTTACTTCAACTTGTGCAGTCTTTTGGTTGTAGTATGTCAGACCTGGGAAAAGAAGTGGCTGAGATAATTAGTAGCCTAGAGTTTTGGAATCAAGTGGAAGAGATAGTACAGGCTCTAGAGTCATTATTCCTAGTTCTCTATCTAGTTGATAGATATGGTTCATCTTCCGGGTACTTGTATGTGGCAATGGAAATGGCAACTGAAGGAATGAGAAGAATTTATGGTGGCAATCCAGACAAATACGAGAGACTATGGCAGATTTTCAACTCGTTGAAGGAAAAGATTGTCCATCCAATACATGCTGCTGCAGCTTTTCTAAACCCAGCATATATGTGCAGTGAGTTGTTTAAGGATAGGGCCAGAATAATGGAAGCCATGGAATTTGTAGTGACCCACTTGGTAGCTAGCGAAGATAAAGATGCTTTCCTGGAAGAAATCATTAAGTATCACAAGAGAAGCAAAGAACCAAACAAGTTCTCAGATACCGCGAACAGAATGCGGACAGTATGTCACCCAG GTGATTGGTGGGCTTATTGCGTTGGGCGTGAGTTCCCAATGCTACAGAAGTATGCCATCCGAATATTGAGTCAGCCCTGCAGTAGTTCAGCTTATAAACAGAGTTTGAGTGCGTTTGAGACTGCTCATATGAAGAAGCTGAGCAGATTTACATTTAAAGCATCAACCCATTACTCTTGGATGAACATGATCTTGACCACTGGATTTAGGGCAATGAATGCATCTGGTAAGCCAAAGGATCTTACAGAGCTCATCGAGTTGAAGTGGAGATTTCCTACTGATTTCTTAAACGAGCCGGAGGTTCCCTATTTAGATCCACAACCAACTCACAG TTCTCTAATAGCTGGTATCCATCTCCCAAGCCAGAGATGTTTGCAGCTGCAGTTTGTAACTAGGATTCCATCTCTTCTAGTTACTGGTCAAGAGGTCAAAAGTGAACAAGGATCTCCTGTCCATGTGATCTTGGTAGACCGAATCACCGGTAATGTGGTGCAAGACAGTGCATTATCGATGTTAAATTTGACAGTTTCAGCACTTGAAGGAGACTTCGATGAAGAAAGTGGAAATACTTGGCAAAGGGAGGATtttgaaagaaatgaaataacGGATGTCCTACTCATGACTGGTAATCTGCAAGTGACCCTAAAGGATGGGATGGGAACACTCGGAGCTTTCTGTTTTAACTACAGCTCTGACATTGCAAAGAGTGGGAAGTTCAAGCTTGGAGTGAAAACTCTTACAGATGAATGTGGAGGGATTTGTATTTGCGAGGGCATATCCAATGCATTCATCGTGAAGGATGGTAATG ACACGAGAGCGCCTGATGCTACTGCCAGCCAGATGCATCTGTCAGAAGATTCGCAACTAAAGAGTATTATGGATGAACTGACACAACTAGTACCCTGTCCAACAGACACGAATGCCAATAGCGAGATGGATCTCGGTAGACAGTTTGAATTTGGACCCCTCTGGAGTCCACTGGGTTGCAAGCATAAGCAGAAGCACAACATCAAATCAGGGCAGGGAGCAATGAGATGGCCTAAGCTTAAAGCCATAAAAGTTTCACCATGGGCGACTCTGAGGAGAGCTGTCAAGGAAAAGAGAGCTCAGAAAATGCTTAGAAGGGCTCGATTGCAGAAGCGATTGGAAGAATGTAATAAAG GTGATCAAGATTGTAGTCAGGAAGATCACAGACGGTTACAAGTTAAGGAAAAGCTGAAGGAAATCCCTGAGAAGTATGTGATGTCGAAGCCGCCGTGTCAAGTGGCAATTCGTCCTGAGGAGTGTTCCAAGGGCAAATCTGGATCTGCGTTGGATGAG AAGGACGAGGAATCAATGCTACAAGAACCTCCTTGGGAAGGACAAGGACAACTTAAATTAACAAGTTATGATAATTCAACTGTGGGAGGCTCTGTCAAATTTCCAGAACCAAGTACCTCAGAAGTTAGTCAACCTTTGATTCTCTTCCCGTCGTTATTGGCCTGCAAAGATACAGAGCTCCTTGAGGATGAG GAGGCTGCCAAGCCATTGGTATCAGAAGAATGTCCATCGACAGTAGCAAGCTTCTCATGTGCTGGAGACTCTATTCCTCGGAAACAGGATAGGTCCCGATGGAGACATTTATTTACGCTTTTTCCCTCATCACTGAGTGGAGATGATACTGACCTTGGTGAGGATAAGGCAGGAGAGTTTCTCAAGCATACAGCAAGACAGTCAACAAGTCCAACCAAAGATAATGAATTGGTTGGCATGTCTAACCTCAGCATAG GCACATCGAACTACTACAGCAATACCACGGGATTCTCAACCACGAGCAGCAATGCGCAGTTCTTGAAGGCAGTGGCGGCAGGGAACGCTGAGCCGGATGGACGGATCTTGACACCGAAATTGAAGAATGTCACGTTTTCTGAATTAAAAAGTGCCACTAGTAAACCAAGCACCTCAGAAGTTAGTCAACCTTTGACGCTCTTCCCGTCGTTATTGGCCTGCAAAGATACagagctcctcgaggatgag GAGGCTGCCAAGCCATTGGAATTAGAAGAATGTCCATTGACAGTAGCAAGCTTCTCATGTGCTGGAGACTCTACTCCTCGGAAACAGGATAGCTTCCGATGGAGACATTTATTTACGCTTGGTCCCTCATCACTGAGTGGAGATGATACTGACCTTGGTGAGGATAAGGCAGGAGAGTTTCTCAAGCATACAGCAAGACAGTCAACAAGTCCAACCAAAGATAATGAATTGGTTGGCATGTCTAACCTCAGCATAG GCACATCGAACTACTACAGCAATACCACGGGATTCTCGACCACGAGCAGCAATGCGCGGTTCTTGGAGGCAGTGGCGGCAGGGGACGCTGAACCGGATGGACGGATCTTGATACCGAATTTGAAGCTCTTAACGTTTTCCGAATTAGAAAGTGCCACTGGTAACTTCAGACAGAAGGTTCTCCACGGGGAGGGTGGGTTTGGGAGTGTCTACAAGGGGCAGTTCAATGAGAAAACCTTAGCCCTATCTAGAAGGGACAGTGGAATCCCGGTTGCAGTCAAGAAATTGAACCCAGAAAGTATTGAAGGTTTTAATGAATGGCAG GCGGAGATGAAATTCGTTGGAAGGCGTTTACACCCGAATATTGTTAGGTTACTCGGGTATTGCTGGAAGGATAAAGAGTGCTTCTTGGTTTCCGAATACATGCAAAAAGGAAGTTTAGACAACCATCTTTTCAGAA GTAATCCTTCGATTCAACCCCTTTCTTGGGAGAAGCGACTCAAAATCGCCATTGGAGCTGCCCGAGGTCTTGCTTTCCTTCATGGTTCGGAGAAGCAAGTCATTTACAGAGATTTCAAGTCCTCAAACATATTTCTCGACTCG GATTATAACGCGAAAATAGCGGACTTTGGCTTGGCAAGATTAGGACCTTCGGGTGGAGAGTCACATGTGACGACCCGAGTTATGGGCACGGATGGTTATATGGCACCGGAATATCTTGCAACAG GGCATTTGTCTGTGAAGAGCGACGTGTACGGGTTCGGCGTGGTACTACTTGAGCTGCTCACTGGCCGACGGGCTCTTGACATTATGCAACCGAGCGGGCAGCATCTGGTCGAGTGGGCCAGATCATTCCTTAACCAGAGGAAGAAACTCAAGATCATAGTCGACCCTTGGATTGAGGGGCAGTACTCATTCAAGGCCGCCCTTCAGATGGCAGAGCTGACCCAAAAGTCCCTCGCAAAGGATCCGGGGGACCGCCCCTCTATGAAGGAGGTTGTCAAGGCGCTTGAGCAGACTGAAGCAATGATAGAAATGCCCGACGAACTGAAAGTGCGGTCAGCCTTGCATCCCTAA